In Bombus pyrosoma isolate SC7728 linkage group LG2, ASM1482585v1, whole genome shotgun sequence, a genomic segment contains:
- the LOC122573740 gene encoding histidine-rich glycoprotein-like, whose protein sequence is MARARPDDVLLFRLAKAWLLAIALSLTAATGQNLKASQRDQLSTVRAELPDSVRLPRQVQPSRPLLLYNVLTTPQSPAVERHPRKRQLGDLGANFQPLTLPLSGQPHSPLHRATFDPNTKTSIVSRINEPAKHVIEPRISAEASHITFLTPQAVSTRRAHGFDGHSFYHSHNHHGGHHHSHHHGHHAHHDHHAKHKHEHGHKHHSEHEHKHGHEHHVEHKHQEDHKHHHGHHHHHGHDHHHGHKHHSDHKHHHGHEHKHEHGHKHEHKHGHDHKHHGEHHHHHGHQHHSKHEHHEEHKHHAEHHHHHKHHHHNEHHHHHDHHHVNEHHHHHTHKETENHHHHHGHDHNEHHKHGHKEEHKHHHGHEHKHGHHEDHHHGHHEDHHHKHGHEHKHGHHSDHHHKHGHEHKQSHHEEHHHGHHEDHKHSHHEDHHHKHGHEHKHGHKEEHHHGHHEDHHHSHHQDHKHNHHEEHKHGHEHKEEHKHGHDHKHHHDHHEGHHHHEHHKHHASHEHKHGHSHEEHHKHFDDHHHKHLHDSHHKHHEGHHHSAFEQHGHYKGLGHYAFDASQNHEEYVFPEESETVVVTPQVEDILKIKKEAEIEKTTEQTTTEDQT, encoded by the exons ATGGCCCGCGCCAGACCCGACGATGTTTTATTGTTTCGGTTAGCCAAG GCATGGCTTCTAGCCATCGCTCTGTCACTGACAGCAGCGACTGGCCAAAATTTGAAAGCATCGCAAAGAGATCAACTATCAACAGTCAGAGCAGAATTGCCCGATTCCGTCAGGCTCCCGCGGCAAGTACAGCCATCTCGTCCGTTACTGCTGTACAACGTTCTAACAACCCCACAGTCACCTGCCGTTGAGAGACATCCACGAAAACGGCAATTAGGCGACCTGGGAGCCAATTTCCAACCGCTAACGTTGCCCCTAAGCGGCCAGCCTCATTCGCCGTTACATCGAGCCACTTTCGACCCCAACACCAAGACCAGCATCGTTTCCCGGATCAACGAACCAGCAAAACATGTGATCGAACCACGAATTTCGGCTGAAGCGTCGCATATCACTTTTCTGACGCCACAGGCCGTTTCTACGCGCCGAGCTCACGGATTCGATGGTCATTCTTTTTACCATAGTCACAACCATCACGGTGGACATCATCATTCTCATCATCATGGACACCACGCACATCACGATCATCATGCCAAACATAAGCACGAACATGGTCACAAGCATCATAGTGAACACGAACACAAACACGGACATGAACATCACGTTGAGCATAAACATCAGGAAGACCACAAACATCACCATggtcatcatcatcatcatggACACGATCACCATCATGGTCACAAACATCATTCCGATCATAAACATCATCATGGACACGAACATAAACACGAACACGGTCATAAGCATGAACACAAGCATGGTCACGATCATAAACATCATGGAGAACACCATCATCACCATGGCCACCAACATCATTCGAAACATGAACATCACGAGGAACACAAACATCATGCCGAGCACCACCATCATCATAAGCATCATCATCATAACGAACATCATCATCACCACGATCATCATCACGTTAATGAACATCACCATCATCATACTCACAAGGAGACCGAGAACCATCATCATCACCATGGACACGATCATAACGAACACCATAAGCACGGCCACAAGGAGGAACACAAGCATCATCATGGACACGAGCATAAACATGGACATCACGAAGATCACCATCATGGCCACCATGAGGATCATCATCATAAACACGGACACGAACATAAACATGGTCATCATTCGGACCATCATCACAAACACGGGCACGAACACAAGCAGAGCCATCACGAGGAACATCATCATGGTCATCACGAGGATCACAAGCATAGTCATCACGAGGACCATCACCATAAACACGGGCACGAGCATAAACATGGTCACAAGGAAGAACATCACCATGGACATCACGAAGATCATCATCATTCCCACCATCAGGACCACAAGCATAATCATCACGAAGAACACAAACACGGTCACGAGCACAAAGAAGAACATAAACATGGACACGACCATAAGCATCACCACGATCATCACGAAGGACATCACCATCACGAGCATCACAAACACCATGCATCCCATGAACACAAACATGGTCATTCACACGAGGAACATCACAAGCATTTCGACGATCATCATCATAAACATCTTCACGATAGCCATCACAAACATCACGAAGGACACCATCACTCTGCTTTCGAGCAACATGGACATTACAAAGGATTGGGACATTACGCTTTTGATGCTTCTCAGAATCACGAAGAATATGTATTTCCCGAAGAGAGTGAAACGGTCGTAGTAACACCGCAAGTGGAGGATATTCTGAAGATTAAAAAGGAAGCGGAAATAGAGAAAACTACCGAGCAAACGACAACCGAGGATCAAACATAA